Proteins encoded together in one Oxalobacteraceae sp. CFBP 8761 window:
- the recA gene encoding recombinase RecA: MDDKKTALNAADKGKALAAALAQIEKQFGKGSVMRMDANTPVEEVQTVSTGSLGLDIALGVGGLPRGRIVEIYGPESSGKTTLTLQTIAQMQKLGGTCAFIDAEHALDVTYAQKLGINLSELLISQPDTGEQALEITDALVRSGSVDLVVIDSVAALTPRAEIEGDMGDSLPGLQARLMSQALRKLTGSINRTNTLVIFINQIRMKIGVMFGSPETTTGGNALKFYASVRLDIRRTGSIKSGDEVIGNETKVKVVKNKIAPPFKEAHFDILYGEGTSREGEILDLGADNKIVEKSGSWYSYNGERIGQGKDNARQFLRDRPALAREIENKVRTALGVRELPPTIGGDDKPKLQAVGE, from the coding sequence ATGGACGACAAAAAAACCGCATTGAACGCCGCTGATAAGGGCAAGGCGCTGGCTGCCGCCCTGGCGCAGATTGAAAAGCAGTTCGGCAAGGGCTCGGTGATGCGCATGGATGCGAACACGCCGGTCGAAGAAGTACAAACGGTTTCCACCGGCTCGCTGGGCCTGGACATCGCGCTGGGCGTTGGCGGCCTGCCGCGCGGCCGTATCGTCGAGATCTACGGTCCTGAATCGTCGGGTAAAACCACCCTGACGCTGCAAACCATCGCCCAGATGCAAAAGCTGGGGGGCACCTGCGCGTTCATCGACGCCGAGCACGCACTCGACGTCACCTACGCGCAAAAGCTGGGCATCAACCTGAGCGAGCTGCTGATCTCGCAGCCGGATACCGGCGAGCAGGCGCTTGAAATCACCGACGCGCTGGTGCGCTCGGGCAGTGTCGACCTGGTCGTCATCGACTCGGTCGCGGCCCTGACGCCACGCGCCGAAATCGAAGGCGACATGGGTGACTCGCTGCCCGGTCTGCAGGCACGTCTGATGTCGCAAGCGCTGCGCAAGCTCACCGGCTCGATCAACCGCACCAATACGCTGGTCATTTTCATCAACCAGATCCGCATGAAGATCGGCGTCATGTTCGGCAGCCCTGAGACCACCACCGGTGGTAACGCGCTGAAGTTCTACGCGTCGGTGCGCCTGGACATCCGTCGTACCGGCTCGATCAAGTCGGGTGACGAGGTGATCGGTAACGAAACCAAGGTCAAGGTCGTCAAGAACAAGATCGCCCCGCCATTCAAGGAAGCGCACTTCGACATTCTTTATGGAGAAGGCACATCCCGTGAAGGCGAAATTCTGGATCTCGGCGCAGATAACAAAATCGTCGAGAAGTCGGGCTCGTGGTACAGCTACAACGGCGAGCGTATCGGTCAGGGTAAAGACAACGCGCGTCAGTTCCTGCGTGACCGTCCAGCCCTGGCGCGTGAGATCGAAAACAAGGTCCGTACCGCCTTGGGTGTGCGTGAGCTGCCACCGACGATCGGTGGTGACGACAAACCGAAGCTGCAGGCGGTTGGTGAATAA
- the recX gene encoding recombination regulator RecX, with product MRAPVLSLKGRALRYLSQREHSRFELRRKLSKYAEEGDDVDALLDFLEKNNWLSQERFAESLVNRKASRYGDSRVMAELQSHGLTGEALVDIKAGLSDSETARAVEVWQRKFGTVAEDAAARAKQMRFLLQRGFSQRAARAAMQGAPDDDEFPD from the coding sequence ATGCGAGCACCCGTACTCAGTCTCAAGGGCCGCGCGCTGCGCTATCTGTCGCAGCGCGAACACAGCCGCTTCGAATTGCGCCGCAAGCTGTCCAAGTATGCGGAAGAGGGCGATGACGTCGATGCCCTGCTCGATTTCCTTGAAAAAAACAATTGGTTGTCACAGGAGCGCTTTGCCGAATCCCTGGTCAACCGTAAAGCGAGCCGTTATGGCGACAGTCGTGTGATGGCCGAATTGCAAAGTCATGGATTAACGGGCGAGGCCCTGGTCGACATCAAGGCCGGGCTGTCCGACAGCGAGACCGCGCGTGCGGTCGAAGTCTGGCAACGCAAATTTGGCACGGTCGCTGAGGATGCAGCGGCGCGCGCCAAGCAGATGCGGTTCCTGCTGCAGCGGGGGTTTTCCCAGCGCGCGGCGCGTGCAGCGATGCAGGGCGCGCCCGACGACGACGAGTTTCCCGACTAA
- a CDS encoding cation acetate symporter, whose product MSTNPTPGVKHGYFKKLSRYYLSYTGAFAVFLAALALLEQEGMPRLWIGYLFMFATIALYAIIGVICRTSNVTEYYVAGRRVPAMFNGMATAADWISAASFISLAGGLYLQGFDGLAFIMGWTGGFVLVALLIAPYLRKFAQYTVPDFLAARYGGGAGGRGGPVRALAVSATILVSFTYVVAQIYAVGLIASRFTGVDFSVGIFLGLASILVCSFLGGMRAITWTQVAQYIILLVAFLIPTMWLSVKHADNPIPQVAYGSLLPKLTAREAELAKDPREAQVRAEFLRRADGYAARVAALPESWEAGKLDAQRQLAAARARNASLTEVRQAERALTTYPNSVDDARALWLERRDANLARARPPEPHAQPFPGATPEESDARRNNFLAVVFCLMFGTAALPHILMRAYTTPSVHETRVSVFWTLFFILLVYLTIPALAVLAKYDIYTSLVGSDFSALPTWISYWANVDKANPLISVADINGDGIVQLAEFAIDADVLVLATPEIGGLPYVISGLVAAGGLAAALSTADGLLLAISNALSHDVYYKMVEPGASTQKRVTISKLLLLAVAFIAAYAASQKPADILSLVAAAFSLAGSTLFPVLVLGVFWKRANHIGAITGMITGFAVCLYYMLRASPVLGGNALETWFGILPMAAGVFGVPAGLLTVVVVSLLTPRPSRTSAGMVDYIRAPE is encoded by the coding sequence ATGAGCACGAACCCCACGCCTGGTGTGAAGCACGGCTATTTCAAGAAGCTCTCGCGCTACTACCTGTCGTACACCGGCGCCTTCGCGGTGTTCCTGGCGGCCCTCGCCCTGCTCGAGCAGGAAGGCATGCCGCGCCTGTGGATCGGCTACCTGTTCATGTTCGCCACGATCGCCCTGTACGCGATCATCGGCGTGATCTGCCGCACCTCGAACGTTACCGAATACTACGTCGCCGGCCGGCGCGTGCCGGCCATGTTCAACGGCATGGCGACGGCGGCTGACTGGATCTCGGCGGCCAGCTTCATCAGCCTGGCCGGGGGCCTGTATCTGCAGGGCTTCGACGGCCTGGCCTTCATCATGGGCTGGACCGGCGGCTTCGTGCTGGTCGCGCTGCTGATCGCGCCCTACCTGCGCAAATTTGCGCAGTACACGGTGCCCGACTTCCTGGCGGCGCGCTATGGCGGCGGCGCGGGCGGCCGTGGCGGCCCGGTGCGGGCGCTGGCCGTGAGCGCGACCATCCTGGTGTCGTTCACGTATGTGGTGGCGCAGATCTATGCGGTCGGCCTGATCGCGTCGCGCTTTACCGGCGTCGATTTTTCGGTCGGGATTTTCCTGGGCCTGGCCAGCATCCTGGTCTGCTCGTTCCTGGGCGGGATGCGCGCCATCACCTGGACCCAGGTGGCGCAGTACATCATCCTGCTGGTCGCGTTTTTGATTCCCACCATGTGGCTGTCGGTGAAGCACGCCGACAATCCGATCCCGCAGGTAGCGTACGGATCGCTCCTGCCCAAGCTCACCGCACGCGAAGCCGAACTGGCAAAGGACCCGCGCGAAGCCCAGGTGCGCGCCGAGTTCCTGCGCCGCGCCGACGGCTATGCGGCGCGCGTGGCGGCCCTGCCCGAATCGTGGGAAGCCGGCAAGCTCGATGCCCAGCGCCAGCTGGCCGCAGCCCGTGCACGCAACGCCTCACTGACCGAAGTGCGCCAGGCCGAACGCGCACTGACCACGTACCCCAACTCGGTCGACGATGCGCGAGCACTGTGGCTCGAACGGCGTGACGCTAACCTGGCACGGGCCCGCCCGCCCGAGCCGCATGCGCAGCCGTTCCCCGGCGCGACGCCGGAAGAATCCGACGCGCGCCGCAACAATTTTCTGGCCGTGGTGTTCTGCCTGATGTTCGGCACCGCCGCCCTGCCCCACATCCTGATGCGCGCCTACACGACGCCCTCGGTGCACGAGACGCGCGTGTCGGTGTTCTGGACGCTGTTCTTCATCCTGCTGGTGTACCTGACGATTCCGGCGCTGGCCGTGCTGGCCAAGTACGACATCTATACGTCGCTCGTGGGCAGCGATTTCTCGGCGCTGCCGACCTGGATTTCATACTGGGCCAATGTCGACAAGGCCAATCCCCTGATCAGCGTGGCGGATATCAACGGTGACGGCATCGTACAGCTGGCCGAATTTGCCATTGACGCCGACGTGCTGGTGCTGGCCACGCCCGAAATCGGCGGCCTGCCCTACGTGATCTCGGGCCTGGTCGCGGCCGGCGGGCTGGCGGCGGCGCTGTCCACGGCCGACGGCCTGCTGCTGGCCATTTCCAACGCGCTGTCGCACGACGTGTATTACAAGATGGTGGAACCGGGCGCGTCGACCCAGAAGCGGGTAACGATCTCCAAGCTGCTGCTGCTGGCGGTGGCCTTCATCGCGGCGTACGCGGCGTCGCAAAAGCCGGCCGACATCCTGTCGCTGGTGGCGGCGGCGTTCTCGCTGGCCGGCTCCACACTGTTCCCGGTGCTGGTGCTGGGGGTGTTCTGGAAGCGCGCCAACCACATCGGCGCCATCACTGGCATGATCACGGGATTTGCCGTGTGCCTGTATTACATGCTGCGCGCCAGCCCCGTCCTGGGCGGCAATGCGCTGGAGACCTGGTTCGGCATCCTGCCAATGGCGGCCGGCGTGTTCGGCGTGCCGGCAGGCCTGTTGACGGTGGTCGTGGTGAGCCTGCTCACACCCCGCCCGAGCCGCACCAGCGCGGGTATGGTCGACTATATCCGGGCGCCCGAATGA
- a CDS encoding DUF4212 domain-containing protein — protein sequence MARARLEQARAIHWHRTRRMSLLLLAVWLITGFGTVFFARELARFEVFGWPLSFYMAAQGAALVSLTIIAIYAWRMRRLDRDYHAALAPRP from the coding sequence ATGGCGCGTGCGCGCCTGGAACAGGCCCGCGCGATCCACTGGCACCGCACGCGGCGCATGTCGCTGCTGCTGCTCGCCGTCTGGCTCATCACGGGTTTCGGCACCGTGTTCTTCGCGCGCGAGCTGGCGCGCTTCGAGGTGTTCGGCTGGCCGCTGTCGTTCTACATGGCCGCGCAAGGCGCCGCGCTCGTGTCGCTGACGATCATCGCCATCTACGCCTGGCGCATGCGCCGGCTCGACCGCGATTACCACGCCGCGCTGGCGCCGCGCCCATGA
- a CDS encoding S9 family peptidase, translating into MSAFTRVLGRATFAALVLVASPLTLAQTPPAPPPVSAFFGNAPFGDARLSPSGRHLAVRASAPSKRDFLTVIDLDTNSAKIVAHYNDADVRNFYWINDRRLVFDTHDKGVGPGDQRFMPGMYAVDFDGGRFLELASRNLVNKSTGTRIVRRLLPPSSEMAGNTPWVDSDDTYALAPVGDTRNELSHVDLLQVNTVSGQYKTVPRPGATRGWLLDHKGEPRLAITYKDLTTTLQYLDPATGKWRELTSFPAFKETAATIEPVAFGPTGTLFVTARGKAGTTAMHTFDVNTGKLDPQPLLSAPGYDIDGELVINRDKVLGMQFRTDAVSNEWFDAGMKAIQQDVDKLLPTTVNLMSVPARGDSPLLVVTAYSDVVAPVFFLYNSKTKSLNKVGEARPGIDPTQMGRQQFLRYKARDGLDIPALLTLPPGAKRTGLPLVVMVHGGPWVRGKSWGWAPDSQFLATRGYAVLEPEFRGSLGFGSNHERAGYKQWGLAMQNDIADGVRWAVDKGLVDPKRVCIAGASYGGYSTLMGLVNDPDMFRCGISFVGVTDIGLLFDNGAHFSSDTSRDVKQHSLPERIGDPVKDADQFKATSPLQQAARITQPLLLAYGGVDRRVPINHGTALRNAVMRTNKQVEWIEYPEEGHGWALEKNRIDFWGRVEKFLDKNIGSGAVR; encoded by the coding sequence ATGTCTGCATTTACCCGCGTGCTGGGGAGGGCCACCTTCGCGGCGCTCGTCCTCGTCGCTTCGCCACTGACCCTCGCACAAACCCCGCCAGCCCCGCCGCCCGTCTCGGCCTTCTTCGGCAACGCGCCATTCGGCGACGCAAGGCTCTCGCCGAGCGGCCGCCATCTGGCCGTGCGCGCCAGCGCGCCAAGCAAGCGCGACTTTTTGACGGTCATCGACCTGGACACCAACAGCGCCAAGATCGTCGCCCATTACAACGACGCCGATGTCCGCAATTTCTACTGGATCAACGACCGGCGCCTGGTGTTCGACACGCATGACAAAGGCGTCGGTCCGGGCGACCAGCGTTTCATGCCCGGCATGTACGCGGTCGACTTCGACGGCGGCCGGTTCCTTGAACTGGCCAGCCGTAATCTCGTCAACAAGAGCACCGGCACGCGCATCGTGCGCCGGCTGCTGCCACCCTCGAGCGAAATGGCCGGCAACACCCCGTGGGTCGACTCGGATGACACCTACGCGCTGGCGCCGGTTGGCGACACCCGCAATGAACTGAGCCATGTCGACCTGCTCCAGGTGAACACCGTGTCGGGCCAGTACAAGACGGTGCCGCGCCCCGGCGCCACGCGCGGCTGGCTGCTCGACCACAAGGGCGAACCGCGCCTGGCGATCACCTACAAGGACCTGACCACGACGCTGCAGTATCTCGACCCGGCCACCGGCAAGTGGCGCGAACTGACCAGTTTCCCGGCATTCAAGGAAACCGCCGCGACGATCGAACCGGTGGCCTTCGGGCCGACCGGCACGCTGTTCGTGACGGCGCGCGGCAAGGCCGGAACGACCGCCATGCACACGTTCGATGTGAACACCGGCAAGCTCGATCCGCAACCGCTGCTGTCGGCGCCCGGCTACGATATCGACGGTGAGCTGGTGATCAACCGCGACAAGGTGCTGGGCATGCAGTTCCGTACCGATGCGGTATCGAATGAATGGTTCGACGCCGGCATGAAGGCAATCCAGCAGGACGTCGACAAGCTGCTCCCGACGACGGTCAACCTGATGTCGGTGCCGGCCCGGGGCGACTCGCCACTGCTCGTGGTCACCGCCTATTCGGACGTGGTCGCACCGGTGTTTTTCTTGTACAACAGCAAAACCAAGTCGCTGAACAAGGTCGGCGAAGCGCGGCCAGGCATCGATCCGACGCAGATGGGGCGCCAGCAGTTCTTGCGCTACAAGGCGCGCGATGGCCTGGACATTCCTGCCCTGCTCACCCTGCCACCGGGCGCCAAGCGCACCGGCCTGCCGCTGGTGGTGATGGTCCACGGCGGCCCCTGGGTGCGTGGCAAATCCTGGGGCTGGGCCCCCGACTCGCAATTTCTGGCCACGCGCGGGTACGCCGTGCTTGAACCCGAATTTCGCGGCAGCCTGGGCTTCGGATCCAACCATGAACGTGCCGGCTACAAGCAATGGGGCCTGGCCATGCAGAACGACATCGCCGACGGTGTACGCTGGGCTGTCGACAAGGGGCTGGTCGACCCCAAGCGCGTCTGCATCGCTGGCGCCAGTTACGGCGGCTATTCGACGCTGATGGGACTCGTCAACGATCCGGACATGTTCCGCTGCGGTATCAGCTTTGTCGGCGTGACCGACATTGGCCTGTTGTTTGACAATGGCGCGCATTTCAGCAGCGACACGTCACGCGACGTCAAGCAGCACAGCCTGCCGGAACGGATCGGCGACCCGGTCAAGGATGCCGACCAGTTCAAGGCCACGTCACCGCTGCAGCAGGCGGCGCGCATCACCCAGCCGCTGCTGCTGGCCTACGGCGGCGTCGACCGGCGCGTGCCGATCAACCATGGCACCGCGCTGCGCAACGCCGTCATGCGCACCAACAAGCAGGTGGAATGGATCGAGTACCCGGAAGAAGGCCACGGCTGGGCGCTGGAAAAGAACCGCATCGATTTCTGGGGGCGGGTCGAGAAGTTCCTCGACAAGAATATCGGTAGCGGGGCGGTGCGCTGA
- a CDS encoding sensor histidine kinase N-terminal domain-containing protein: MLAPLLLLWPMSIAITYLVAKSIANQPFDDALEDRVTVLGQQIRTVDGKTVGQLRTAGRDILRADDVDSVYYLLAGPAGEHLDGDRDLPRPRANRAGEPARSGTVEFRNDTIHGTPIRVAYAYVNLDPLHERTASPAPSLALVQVAETLDKRAHLANEIIKGVILPQFIILPVILALVWFALSRGLSPLAELQQRIRARPQDDLSPIDPRQVPEEISPLVGSFNDMLERLGKTVEMQKRFIADAAHQMKTPLAGMRMQSELALREVDPAEIHRSLEQLAKSSESATRLINQLLALARAENQPQAGLAFDEIDLAAVARETVQDWVQASFAHQIDLGFEPPANDDERVMIAGQPLMLREMLSNLIDNALRYTPAGGSVTVRVRSSGEHALLEVEDTGPGIAPTERLHVFERFYRILGSNTQGSGLGLAIVREIVQQHGADIDIFNNPRSVSPRFPGSLFRLTFPPPVGEPDHAD, translated from the coding sequence ATGCTCGCGCCGCTGCTGCTGCTGTGGCCGATGAGCATCGCGATCACCTATCTGGTGGCGAAATCGATCGCCAACCAGCCGTTCGACGATGCGCTCGAGGACCGGGTCACGGTGCTGGGCCAGCAGATCCGCACCGTGGACGGCAAGACGGTTGGCCAGCTGCGCACGGCCGGACGCGACATCCTGCGCGCCGACGACGTCGACAGCGTGTATTACCTGCTGGCCGGGCCGGCTGGCGAACACCTCGATGGCGACCGCGACCTGCCGCGTCCACGCGCCAACCGCGCCGGCGAGCCGGCCCGCAGCGGCACGGTCGAGTTTCGCAACGACACCATCCACGGCACACCGATCCGCGTGGCCTATGCCTACGTAAATCTCGATCCGCTGCACGAACGCACGGCATCACCGGCGCCGTCGCTGGCACTGGTGCAGGTGGCCGAAACGCTCGACAAGCGCGCGCACCTGGCCAATGAAATCATCAAGGGCGTGATCCTGCCCCAGTTCATCATCCTGCCGGTGATCCTGGCGCTGGTCTGGTTCGCTCTCTCGCGCGGCCTGAGCCCGTTGGCCGAGCTGCAGCAGCGCATCCGCGCGCGGCCGCAGGACGATCTGTCGCCGATCGATCCGCGCCAGGTGCCCGAAGAAATCTCGCCGCTGGTCGGCTCGTTCAACGACATGCTCGAGCGCCTGGGCAAGACGGTAGAGATGCAGAAACGCTTCATCGCCGACGCCGCGCACCAGATGAAGACGCCGCTGGCCGGCATGCGCATGCAATCCGAACTGGCCCTGCGCGAAGTCGATCCGGCCGAGATCCACCGCTCGCTCGAGCAGCTGGCCAAGAGCTCCGAATCGGCCACGCGCCTGATCAACCAGTTGCTGGCCCTGGCGCGCGCCGAGAACCAGCCGCAGGCGGGCCTGGCGTTCGACGAGATCGACCTGGCTGCGGTGGCGCGCGAGACCGTGCAGGACTGGGTGCAGGCGTCGTTCGCCCACCAGATCGACCTGGGATTCGAGCCGCCCGCCAATGATGACGAGCGGGTGATGATCGCCGGCCAGCCGCTGATGCTGCGCGAGATGCTGTCGAACCTGATCGACAATGCGCTGCGCTATACGCCCGCTGGCGGCAGCGTGACGGTGCGCGTGCGCAGCAGCGGCGAACACGCGCTGCTCGAAGTCGAGGACACCGGCCCCGGCATCGCGCCGACCGAGCGCCTGCACGTATTCGAACGCTTCTACCGCATCCTGGGCAGCAATACCCAGGGTAGCGGCCTGGGGCTGGCGATCGTGCGCGAAATCGTGCAGCAGCACGGCGCCGACATCGACATCTTCAACAATCCACGCAGCGTGTCCCCGCGCTTTCCGGGCAGCCTGTTTCGCCTGACCTTCCCACCGCCTGTGGGCGAACCCGACCATGCCGACTGA
- a CDS encoding response regulator transcription factor produces MRILLAEDDSVLADGLTRSLRQSGYAIDCVKNGQDADTALSTQEFDLLILDLGLPKMSGLEVLRRLRARASLLPVLILTAADSVEQRVEGLDLGADDYMAKPFALSELEARVRALTRRGAGGGAAVVRHGPLVYDQVGRSAYINDQMLDLSARELGLLEVLLARTGRLVSKEQLVDHLCEWGEEVSNNAIEVYVHRLRKKIEVGGVRIATVRGLGYCLEKFSEASAAAAAAAAANDARIATSAADK; encoded by the coding sequence ATGCGAATTCTGCTCGCCGAAGATGATAGCGTACTTGCCGATGGCCTGACGCGCTCCCTGCGCCAGTCCGGCTATGCCATCGATTGTGTCAAGAACGGCCAGGATGCCGATACCGCCCTGTCCACGCAGGAGTTCGATCTGCTCATTCTCGACCTGGGCCTGCCGAAGATGTCCGGGCTCGAAGTGCTGCGCCGCCTGCGCGCCCGCGCCTCGCTGCTGCCTGTATTGATCCTGACTGCGGCCGACTCGGTCGAGCAGCGCGTCGAGGGTCTCGACCTGGGCGCCGACGACTACATGGCCAAGCCGTTCGCGCTGTCCGAGCTCGAAGCGCGCGTGCGGGCACTGACCCGGCGCGGCGCCGGCGGCGGCGCAGCGGTCGTGCGCCATGGCCCGCTGGTCTATGACCAGGTCGGCCGCAGCGCCTACATCAACGACCAGATGCTCGATCTGTCGGCGCGCGAGCTGGGCCTGCTCGAAGTGCTGCTGGCGCGCACCGGGCGCCTCGTCTCCAAGGAGCAACTGGTCGACCACCTGTGCGAATGGGGCGAAGAAGTCTCCAACAACGCCATCGAGGTGTATGTGCACCGCCTGCGCAAGAAGATCGAGGTCGGCGGCGTGCGCATTGCCACCGTGCGCGGCCTGGGCTATTGCCTCGAGAAATTCTCCGAGGCCAGCGCAGCCGCAGCAGCCGCTGCGGCTGCGAACGACGCCCGTATCGCCACCTCCGCTGCCGACAAGTGA